A window of Opitutales bacterium genomic DNA:
GGGGTTCATTCGCCACACAGCGGATCGTCTACTCGACCCCAATAGCATCCAGGTAGGGCAGCTTCTGACGCTGCCAGAACCGGAACTTGAGCTCCTCAGACCTCAACCCGCAGTCAGATCAGCATCCTCAGACGAATTCCTCTCCATCGTTCAACAAATCGAGGAACAGGCATCGAAAAACCCAGATAGTCTCGCGCTAGAAGACGAAACGACCCGACTCGATTACAACGCCTTCAACCTGCGTGCCAATCGTCTCGCTCATCAACTATCCAAGCTCGGGGCCAGCCCAGACGCCATCGTCGCCGTCTGCATTGAGCGCTCCATCGATGCGGTAGTCGCAAACTTAGCAGTCCTGAAAACAGGAGCAGCCTACTTGCCCATCGATCCCGCATACCCCGCTGCACGGATTGCGGATATGTTGGACGACTCTCGTGCAGCAATCCTAATAAATCGGGGCGAAACATCAGATTTTGACGGCCTTCAAGTGGATGTCGCAACGAGCAGCGATGCATCTCTAGCGGCTCCGGCCATGCGGGTTCCTATTTTTCCGTCCAGTCCCGCTTACTGCATTTACACTTCAGGCTCTACGGGCCGACCCAAAGGCGTCTTAATCTCCCACCAAAATATTGCTACATTCGCCGCCAATCAAAATACCCACTACAGCGCAGGTACCGGCTCAAAAATAATGCATGCGGCGAGCGTGGGGTTCGATGCAGCCACTTGGATGACTTGGCCATGGCTATGTGCCGGCAGTTCGCTCTACATCGCAAGTCGAGAGATCCAGACCGATTGGTAGAGGCTCCCAGCTGTCATCTCACAAAATGATATCACCCACGCATTTTTCACGACGGCTATTGCTGAGCGTCTGATCGATTTGGACTGGCCGCATGACACTCCATTACGCGCGCTCTTAACGGGGGGTGAACGGCTTTCCCGTTATCCCCAAAAACCTTTGCCCTTCGAATTTTATAACCACTACGGACCGACCGAGGGGACCGTTCTAGTCATCTCAGGACTCATAGAGCATTCAACGCAGGCGCCCAAGGTTCCGCCTATGGGTAAACAATTCGCAGACAACCAGCTCTGGATATTGGATGAATGCCTGAACCCCGTGCCCCAGGGTGCCGTAGGCGAGCTGTGTATTGGCGGAACACAGGTCGCTCTAGGCTACTTCGGACGACCGGATACCACCGCAGGCTGTTTCGTTCCAAACCCATATAGCTCTGAAGCGGGTGCACGACTTTATCGCACAGGTGACCAGGTGCGCATGCTACCCGACGGAAGCTTCAGCTTCGAAGGGCGTCGCGATCGACAGATCAAGCTGCGCGGCAACCGGATTGAACTCGATGAAATCGAGCAAAAACTGCGCGCCTCGCACCTTTGCAAGGAATTTGTAGTGAGGCTTGAAACGGATTTACCATCCGGCCCCCAGCTCGCGGCTTTTGTCGTACCCGCCTCGCCGGAGCTCGGTGCATCAGACGCCGAAACATACCTGCGCAACCAGTTACCTGACTCGATGATACCGGGAATCTGGATATCTCTCGACGCATTACCGATCAACGCCAACGGCAAGATTGATAACAAAGCACTGGATACGCTTGCGGCACAGTCTTCGAACATTGAAAAAGCGTCCGTGGATGCCGCCTCGAGTCCTATACTCGAGGCTGTCATCGAGTCTTATAAGAGCGTCCTTGGGCTTTCGCACATCTCAGCTCATGATAGCTTTTTTCACCTCGGCGGCCATTCTCTCAACGTCATGCAAGTCGTCTCTCTACTCCGCGACATGCTCGAGATTGATCTCCCGCTCAAAACAGTGTTCGACACACCTGGAGCTGCCTCACTCGCTCAACGCATCGAAGCCGAATTCCTTGGCTCCGGCAAAAATCGCCCAGCAATCAAGGCAACCCCACAAAAGGAGAGATACCCTCTATCCTTCGCTCAAGAACGGCTCTGGCTTCTCAGCCAAATGCCAGCGGAAACCGATCCCTACTTCGTTACTTTAGCATTGAAACTAACTGGCATTGTCGATGATCGGGCACTCCAAAAATCACTGAGCCTTTTAGTCGAACGTCACACAACTCTGCGCACAGCCATCCTTGCAGACAAAGGACAGGAGCCTCACCAGACGATTATAGATCAAACCACGGTACTGGTAGAACGCGCAGATTGGTCTCAACAAAACCCTGAGGAACAACTCACCAGCCTGCAGGCATTTGTCAAAAAAGAGGCAGAGCGCCCCTTCTTTCTGAATAACGGTTCCCCGCTCCGCGCCACTCAAGTAAAAATGAGTGCTACAGAAACAGCATTGATTCTCACGGTGCATCACATTGCGATTGATGGTTGGTCACTCAGCGTGCTGTCGCGGGATTGGCTTGCATGCTACGAAGCAGCAGTCTCCGGCTTATCTCCAGCCCTTCCAGATCTGAGCATTCAGTATGTGGACTACGCCCTGTGGCAGCGAACCTGGTTGACTGGCGAAGTGCTCGATGAGCTGCTCGCATTTTGGCGAGATGAACTTGGGAGCGTACCCTACCTAGACTTGCCGACTGACGCACCGCGCCCAGCACGCATAACCTACCGCGGTGCAGCGCACCCCTTTACAGTCGATGCTTATACCACCCAGCGAATTAGAGCTCTGGCAGTCGATGAAGGGGCTACGCTCTCGATGACCCTGATGGCCGCATTTGCTGCCACATTACGCGCATTTAGCCAGCAAGACGATTTCGCCATCGGCATGCCGGTGGCCAATCGTGAAGGAAGCAACACCGAAGACCTCATTGGTTTTTTCGTCAACACTCTGGCGATTCGATGCCAGTTCGATGATGCGACACATTTCGCTGACTTATTGAGCTCCATTCGTCAGCGTGCTCTCCAGGCTTATCAACACCGTGAGCTGCCTTTTGAGAAGCTAGTTGAGGAACTGAAGCCAGAGCGTGATCTAAGCCGCTCGCCTCTGTTTCAGGTCATGTTCACGTTTCAGAATTTACCGGAAACGGCGGCTGATTCTAGAGATCTAAACATCAGCTCCTACCCTGTAGATCTAGGCACAGCAAAGTTCGACCTGACGCTCACAATGCAGGAGAACGCCGACTCATTAAAGGGGTCGCTGGAATACAACACAGACCTATTCGAGCCAACAACTGCTGAGCGTATCGTAGGCAGCCTGAATTACCTTCTTTCGATTGCTGCCGATATCGACGATGTCTCGCTCAAATCTCTGTCACTGTTGACCGAGCAGGATCAACGGCTTTTGTTAGGCTACAACCACACGGAGCGCACCTATGATTCGATCGACCACCTTGCCGGATTTCTGCGCAGGCAAGCAAATGAAACGCCCGAGGAAATCGCCGTCGTTATGGACGACACTCAATGGTCCTATCGTGAATTCCTTGAGCGTGTTAATTTTTGGGCGCACTATTTGGTCAAAATCGGTCTGAGTCATGAGGGACGTGTCGCTGTCTACCTCGATCGGTCGCCTGATATGGTTTTGGCGCTGCATGCCATCGTTACCGCTGGAGGTGCCTATATACCGATCGACCCAAATTATCCCCAGGACCGCGTTACTTACCTCGTGGAAGACAGCGCCCCCGAAATCATTCTCACTTCGGCTGCACGTCGCGGTGAAGTCGGTGAGGCACGGGCTAAAGTCATCACCATGGATGCGGTTCCCTATGAGCCTGACGTTCCCTCGCCTGATCTTCCTGAGGGTAGAGATCGATTGGCCTATTTGATTTATACTTCAGGCTCCACCGGTCGTCCCAAAGGTACGATGATCAGCCACGCGGCGATCATCAATCGTCTACAGTGGATGCAAGAGGCCTTCAACATAGGGCCGGGTGATCGTATCTTACAAAAGACCCCTTACAGTTTCGATGTGTCGGTTTGGGAGTTTTTCTGGCCTTTCATGACGGGTGCCACCCTAGTTTTGGCGGAACCTGAGAAACACAAAGACCCCGCATACCTAGCCGAAATCATCGACCAACACCGCATCACAACGCTCCATTTCGTGCCGTCGATGCTCAAGGCTTTTCTTAACTATAATGCCCAGAATCACCACCCCAGCCTGCGCACTGTGGTATGCAGTGGTGAAGCCTTAGAATACGACACCCAGATCGATTTTAAGCGTCGCTTCCCGCATGCCCAGCTAGAGAATTTATATGGACCAACCGAGGCAGCTGTGGACGTGTCCCATTGGCCAGCGACTACCGAGCGAGAAGATGCATGCGTTCCCATCGGAAAACCCATTGCCAACGCGACGCTCCACATCCTCGATAGCCATTTCAATCCTACCGCGCCGGGCGTACCAGGTGAACTCTATATCGGAGGCGTTCAACTTGCACGGGGTTACTTAAACCGACCCGAACTGACAGCGGAACGCTTCCTACCCGATCCATTTTCACCGTCACCCAGTGCACGCCTATATCGAACCGGCGACAAAGCGCGCTTCTTACCAGATGGTAATATCGAATACCTTGGCCGTCTCGACTTTCAGGTAAAACTGCGCGGCTTCCGTATCGAGCTGGGCGAAATCGAATCGAGTATGCGCGATATTCTTGGCGTTGCAGATGCAGTCGTGGTTATCCGCCAAGACGAACGTAACTTCACCCAATTGGTAGCCTATATCGTGGCAGAATCCGGTGCGGACTTCGAAGTCGACCAGATCCGTCAGCCTCTGGCTCAAGCGCTTCCTGATTACATGATTCCAAGTGTTTACGTTTTTCTAGAATCTTTGCCACTTTCCCCTAATGGAAAGCTAGACCGCACAGCGCTACCTGAGCCGGAACAGATACAGGAGTCACCAGAAAAAGATGACGCGCCGTTGAGTCCGATAGAATCGGTGGTCGCAAGCATTTGGAAAGACGTTCTTAAAATCCCAGAACTCTCAGCATCCAGCAACTTCTTCGAGCTCGGTGGCCACTCTCTCCTCGCGACACAAATCCTATCCCGCATCCGTGAGACCTTCCGCATGGAAGTCACCATGATCACTCTCTTTGAATCCCCAAACTTGCGCGACTTTACCCAACGTATTGTTGAACAGTCCGAAAAACCTGAGTTTATCGAAAAAATCGCTCAGGCCTGGCTCAAAATCCAAGCGATGACCCCGGAAGAAAAAGAGGCACTTCGCCGGCGCAAAGCTGCGGCTGCAAAAGGCTGATCTGCCCGCCCATCTTCATTAGAATTACTGACGCCATGGATCACCCACCTCAGCCCGATGATGCCGAGCAGCTCGAAGACTTTGAGCTGTTGGACCTTCTGTTGGAAGATGAGGCAGCGGCACAGAGTGACTGTATGACGCCCCGTGAAGATCCTAGCTCTGCTCCGCTATCCCACGGTCAAAAACGGCTTTGGTTCATTGATCAAATGCAATCCGAGCATCACGCCTATATCATCTTTGGAGCCTTTCGTCTTGAGGGTGCGCTCGAAAGAAGACTCCTCACCGAATCCGTAGCCCTTCTCATGGAAAGGCATGAAAGCCTTCGCACTGCGATTGGGGATTCTGGCGAAGGTCCAATCCAATGCATCCATCCCCAGCTGGAGCCTCCGGTGACCTTTCATGCCGGACAGCATAAAGACGAGTCCACTTTTATTCGCGATGAGACTCGACGCGGATTTAGACTCGATGAAGCCCCTTTGATGCGCGTGTCCTTACTGGAGCAATCCAACACCTGTTGGTCCGTGGTTTTTGCCTTACACCACATCATTTCGGACGGATGGACGATGGCTCTATTGGTCGATGAACTAGCTCAAATCTGGGAGGCTCTTGCCCAAAACAGACCCGTATCACTCTCGCCGTTGACTCATCAATATGGTGACTACTCGACCTGGTTGGAAAAGCGTGAAAAGCATCCCGATTTTCAACGAAAACTGAGCTACTGGACCCGCGCACTTGAGGATCTGCCGCTGCTGGAGCTCCCGACCATATCTCCAAAACCAGCGCTACAAACTTTCGATGGTTCTATTGCAAATTTCTCACTTTCTCGAGAGGCTACCGATGGCGTCCATCGCCTAGCGCGCGATACAGAGAGTTCCGTCTTCAACGTATTGCTTGCAGCCACCTTTGTCCTCCTATCGCGTTATGCTGGAAAAACTGACTTTGCCATCGGTTGCCCCGAGGCAAACCGTATGCTGCCCGGCACTGAAAAGATTTTTGGCTTTTTTGCCAACACGCTCGTGATCCGGGCTGACCTATCGCGCAATCCAAGTTTTGCTAGTTTTGTCAAAACCGTAAGGGATACCTTTTTCGCCGCTCAGGAACACAGTGAAGTCCCATTCGAGAAATTGGTAGAAGTCCTCAATCCTGATCGCGATCTGAGCACGCCCCCCCTAATCGAGGCCAGCTTCACCCTCAATTCCCCCCTGGAGGAGAAGATGGAACTCTCAAGTCTGCGGCTGAGCCCGATACCTCCCCAAGAAGTCGTCGCCAAATTTCCTCTGATGGTCGCCATGTGGGAAGGAATTGGGTGTATGCAGGGGTTTTTCCAATATAACCGTGATCTCTTTTCGTCAGCCCATATCGAACAGATGATCGCTGATTTCCTGGGATTGATCGACCGTGTGACAGAGAATGGCAGTAGCCGACTTTCTGATCTTTGGGGTAGCGCGCAGCCGGAGTCGCTAGCATCCAGCACGCACAAACCTCCTCTAATCCCCGACCTGATTCGTCACCAAATTAACATGCGCCCTCAAGCGCCTGCTATCGTCTCCAAGGAAGAAACATGGTCTTTTGCCCGATGGGACACGGAAGCGCAGAAAATTGCTGGGGGCTTGAGGCAATCCGGGATTAGGGCAGGAGACCGGATACTGGTCTCTGTGGAACAAACAGGGAGCTGGATTTGCCTCCTCTGGGCAATTTGGAAAGTGGGTGGCACGCCTGTGTCTACGGATGTCGAGATTCCCTCCCAGCGTTTGGAGTTTATTGCACGCGAGTCGAAGGTGCGTCTCACTGTGGTAGATCGAACCAATCGTATAGCGGTCCCCACCATTTGCTTAGGTGAATTGCGAGCGAGCTCGGCGAACCCC
This region includes:
- a CDS encoding amino acid adenylation domain-containing protein; protein product: MPFEFYNHYGPTEGTVLVISGLIEHSTQAPKVPPMGKQFADNQLWILDECLNPVPQGAVGELCIGGTQVALGYFGRPDTTAGCFVPNPYSSEAGARLYRTGDQVRMLPDGSFSFEGRRDRQIKLRGNRIELDEIEQKLRASHLCKEFVVRLETDLPSGPQLAAFVVPASPELGASDAETYLRNQLPDSMIPGIWISLDALPINANGKIDNKALDTLAAQSSNIEKASVDAASSPILEAVIESYKSVLGLSHISAHDSFFHLGGHSLNVMQVVSLLRDMLEIDLPLKTVFDTPGAASLAQRIEAEFLGSGKNRPAIKATPQKERYPLSFAQERLWLLSQMPAETDPYFVTLALKLTGIVDDRALQKSLSLLVERHTTLRTAILADKGQEPHQTIIDQTTVLVERADWSQQNPEEQLTSLQAFVKKEAERPFFLNNGSPLRATQVKMSATETALILTVHHIAIDGWSLSVLSRDWLACYEAAVSGLSPALPDLSIQYVDYALWQRTWLTGEVLDELLAFWRDELGSVPYLDLPTDAPRPARITYRGAAHPFTVDAYTTQRIRALAVDEGATLSMTLMAAFAATLRAFSQQDDFAIGMPVANREGSNTEDLIGFFVNTLAIRCQFDDATHFADLLSSIRQRALQAYQHRELPFEKLVEELKPERDLSRSPLFQVMFTFQNLPETAADSRDLNISSYPVDLGTAKFDLTLTMQENADSLKGSLEYNTDLFEPTTAERIVGSLNYLLSIAADIDDVSLKSLSLLTEQDQRLLLGYNHTERTYDSIDHLAGFLRRQANETPEEIAVVMDDTQWSYREFLERVNFWAHYLVKIGLSHEGRVAVYLDRSPDMVLALHAIVTAGGAYIPIDPNYPQDRVTYLVEDSAPEIILTSAARRGEVGEARAKVITMDAVPYEPDVPSPDLPEGRDRLAYLIYTSGSTGRPKGTMISHAAIINRLQWMQEAFNIGPGDRILQKTPYSFDVSVWEFFWPFMTGATLVLAEPEKHKDPAYLAEIIDQHRITTLHFVPSMLKAFLNYNAQNHHPSLRTVVCSGEALEYDTQIDFKRRFPHAQLENLYGPTEAAVDVSHWPATTEREDACVPIGKPIANATLHILDSHFNPTAPGVPGELYIGGVQLARGYLNRPELTAERFLPDPFSPSPSARLYRTGDKARFLPDGNIEYLGRLDFQVKLRGFRIELGEIESSMRDILGVADAVVVIRQDERNFTQLVAYIVAESGADFEVDQIRQPLAQALPDYMIPSVYVFLESLPLSPNGKLDRTALPEPEQIQESPEKDDAPLSPIESVVASIWKDVLKIPELSASSNFFELGGHSLLATQILSRIRETFRMEVTMITLFESPNLRDFTQRIVEQSEKPEFIEKIAQAWLKIQAMTPEEKEALRRRKAAAAKG